A single window of Aspergillus oryzae RIB40 DNA, chromosome 8 DNA harbors:
- a CDS encoding uncharacterized protein (predicted protein) encodes MQAIHLLCLSSPRRPRRLHQRDGFVPLNPARRNGFVEHPHRTGSWYQKSGRNPHIADLGAVVAVGQASAEVGMNVRGVCSTLQSSRHTYLLNLHAMLLLQAGIPADHVSG; translated from the exons ATGCAAGCTATTCATCTATTATGCTTGTCCTCCCCCCGTCGGCCCCGTCGGCTCCATCAACGGGACGGATTTGTCCCTCTCAACCCCGCTCGTCGGAACGGGTTTGTAGAACACCCCCACCGGACTGGATCTTGGTATCAAAAGTCGGGTCGGAACCCCCACATTGCTGATcttggtgctgttgttgccgTTGGGCAAGCTTCTGCGGAGGTGGGGATGAATGTCCGTGGTGTTTGTAGTACTCTGCAGTCTTCTCGCCATACCTA TTTGTTAAACCTCCACGCCATGTTGCTCCTACAAGCTGGGATACCTGCCGATCATGTTTCTGGATAG
- a CDS encoding uncharacterized protein (predicted protein), whose translation MFMREDTIPLSITGASASQTHQLDGNAFVAMYFVALRNQQTPSGTIISELVSCINCYASQEVLAMVVNTPDDTDFNLGAYFGGEPPVRFQFVFTITLRGKESMGVIRKAQIDFEEKIESLDLPATWIGFGERAVVLDQTENVKFDARRQPFKRST comes from the exons ATGTTTATGAGAGAGGATACGATTCCTTTATCCATTACCGGTGCCTCTGCCTCCCAAACACACCAGCTGGATGGGAATGCCTTTGTCGCTATGTATTTTGTTGCACTACGGAATCAGCAGACACCGTCGGGGACCATAATCTCGGAGCTTGTATCATGTATTAATTGCTATGCGTCACAGGAAGTGCTGGCGATGGTTGTGAACACCCCTGATGATACTGATTTCAATCTGGGTGCTTACTTTGGAGGAGAGCCTCCAGTGCGCTTTCAATTTGTTTTCACAATTACATTGCGGGGGAAAGAATCAATGGGGGTCATCCGCAAAGCCCAAATAGACTTCGAAGAAAAGATCGAGTCTCTTGATCTGCCAGCTACGTGGATTGGCTTTGGAGAGCGAGCTGTGGTGCTGGACCAGACAGAGAATGTCAAA TTTGACGCAAGACGTCAACCTTTCAAGAGGTCCACATGA